The Acinetobacter pittii genome contains a region encoding:
- the dnaA gene encoding chromosomal replication initiator protein DnaA: protein MWIRPLVAEEVEGILRLYAPNPYWTRYIQENHLELISILAEQLSEGRVRQVEILVDSRPGSILSSSEQPATTTAALQTAPQQSIKVKKEPDAISNSPTNSVVNSKTLKKKLLNPQFTFSLFVEGRSNQMAAETCRKVLTQLGASQHNPLFLYGPTGLGKTHLMQAVGNALLQAKPNARVMYMTSESFVQDFVSSLQKGKVEEFKKNCRSLDLLLVDDIHLLAGKEASLVEFFYTFNALLDESKQIILTSDRYPKELTELDPRLVSRFSWGLSVGVEPPDIETRIEILLKKAENSGVDLPRNCALFIAQQVVANVRELEGALNKVVAISRFKGAPIDLDVVRESLKDVLAIRARTISVENIQRVVSEYFRIPLKELVGPKRTRIYARPRQLAMGLARELTGDSFPEIGMAFGGRDHSTVMHACEKVVSLREEDPIFDEDYKNLLRLLQS, encoded by the coding sequence TAACCCTTATTGGACGCGTTACATTCAAGAGAATCATTTAGAATTAATTTCTATATTGGCCGAACAGTTATCAGAAGGGCGTGTGCGTCAGGTTGAGATTTTAGTTGATTCTCGTCCTGGTAGTATTTTGTCATCGAGTGAACAGCCAGCAACTACAACGGCTGCTTTACAAACTGCACCTCAACAAAGCATTAAAGTAAAAAAAGAACCGGATGCTATTTCCAATTCACCTACTAATAGTGTAGTAAACTCAAAAACACTGAAAAAGAAGCTATTAAATCCTCAATTTACTTTTTCTTTATTTGTTGAAGGCCGCTCGAACCAGATGGCTGCTGAAACATGTAGAAAAGTGTTAACACAATTAGGTGCTTCACAGCACAACCCTTTATTCTTATATGGTCCGACAGGATTGGGTAAGACTCACTTGATGCAGGCAGTTGGTAATGCTTTATTGCAAGCCAAGCCTAATGCACGGGTGATGTATATGACCTCTGAGAGCTTCGTTCAGGATTTTGTAAGTTCTTTGCAAAAAGGCAAAGTTGAAGAGTTTAAGAAAAATTGCCGTTCTTTAGATTTGCTATTGGTCGATGATATTCATCTTTTAGCAGGAAAAGAAGCAAGTTTGGTTGAATTCTTCTATACATTCAATGCTTTACTTGATGAATCTAAACAGATTATTTTAACTTCAGATCGCTATCCAAAAGAATTGACCGAGTTAGATCCGCGTTTGGTTTCTCGCTTTTCTTGGGGACTTTCTGTAGGCGTTGAACCACCAGATATTGAAACTCGTATCGAAATTTTATTGAAAAAAGCTGAAAATAGCGGCGTTGATTTACCTCGAAACTGTGCATTATTTATTGCACAACAAGTAGTTGCCAATGTCCGTGAACTTGAAGGGGCACTCAATAAAGTCGTCGCAATTTCTCGTTTTAAAGGTGCGCCAATCGATCTTGATGTTGTCCGAGAGTCTTTAAAAGATGTATTGGCAATCCGTGCACGTACAATTAGTGTAGAAAATATCCAACGTGTGGTGAGTGAATATTTCCGAATTCCTTTAAAAGAATTGGTAGGACCCAAACGGACACGAATCTATGCTCGACCGCGTCAGTTAGCAATGGGTCTTGCTCGTGAATTGACAGGTGATAGTTTTCCTGAAATTGGAATGGCTTTTGGTGGGCGTGACCATAGTACGGTGATGCATGCTTGTGAAAAAGTTGTGAGTCTTCGAGAGGAAGATCCAATTTTTGACGAAGATTATAAAAATCTACTACGTCTACTTCAGAGTTAA
- the recF gene encoding DNA replication/repair protein RecF (All proteins in this family for which functions are known are DNA-binding proteins that assist the filamentation of RecA onto DNA for the initiation of recombination or recombinational repair.) has product MHLTRLNIERVRNLKTVALQGLQPFNVFYGANGSGKTSILEAIHLLATGRSFRTHIPKNYIQYSAEDAIVFAQSATEKIGMQKLASGEQLMKVNGDTVATQGQLAKLLPLQHIDPQSTDIIDHGAKPRRQLLDWLMFHVEPEFYFAWQYYSRALKQRNTLLKTRRNISLTDLEPWNKMLSDYGEILHSQRLSIVEQWNVFFQNDLSQLLPDLEIELEYSPGFHTEQGLMQDLLNQHQKDIERRYTEYGPHRADLRLKTPFGHADVVLSRGQKKLLIIALKLSQIAMLHASNKETVVLLDDLTAELDLTAQQRLIERLSQLGSQVFMTTLDHASVKKHLHDLSISYQLFNVESGQVSLASP; this is encoded by the coding sequence ATGCATCTTACGCGTTTAAATATTGAACGTGTGCGTAATTTAAAAACGGTTGCACTCCAAGGGTTGCAACCGTTTAATGTATTTTATGGCGCTAACGGTTCAGGAAAGACTTCAATTCTGGAAGCAATTCATTTGCTTGCAACAGGGCGGTCGTTCCGCACCCATATACCTAAAAATTATATTCAATACTCTGCTGAAGATGCGATTGTTTTCGCGCAATCTGCAACTGAAAAAATTGGCATGCAAAAGTTGGCCTCTGGTGAGCAGTTGATGAAGGTCAATGGCGATACAGTGGCTACACAAGGACAACTCGCTAAACTGCTTCCTTTGCAGCATATTGATCCACAAAGTACAGATATTATTGACCATGGGGCGAAACCTCGGCGCCAGCTTTTAGATTGGCTGATGTTCCACGTGGAACCTGAGTTTTATTTTGCTTGGCAATATTATTCTCGTGCATTAAAGCAGCGTAATACTTTACTTAAAACCAGACGAAATATTTCTCTAACGGATTTAGAGCCGTGGAATAAAATGTTGAGTGATTATGGTGAAATTTTACACTCTCAGCGTTTAAGTATTGTGGAACAATGGAATGTCTTTTTTCAAAATGATTTAAGTCAATTGCTACCTGATCTAGAGATTGAACTGGAATATAGTCCCGGTTTTCATACAGAGCAGGGACTCATGCAAGACTTGCTGAATCAACACCAAAAAGACATCGAACGACGCTATACCGAATATGGCCCACATCGTGCAGATTTGCGCTTAAAAACCCCGTTTGGACATGCTGATGTAGTTTTATCAAGAGGTCAGAAAAAACTCTTGATTATTGCCTTAAAACTGTCACAAATTGCAATGTTACATGCGAGTAATAAGGAAACTGTGGTATTATTAGATGATCTGACAGCAGAATTAGACTTAACCGCACAACAACGTTTAATTGAACGATTAAGCCAACTTGGTAGCCAGGTTTTTATGACAACTTTAGATCATGCATCGGTAAAAAAACACTTACATGATCTGTCTATTTCATATCAATTATTCAATGTTGAATCCGGTCAAGTTAGTCTTGCTTCACCATAA
- the dnaN gene encoding DNA polymerase III subunit beta: MRLKIAKESLLNVLSHVVGAVERRHTLNILSNVKIQTNAQALTITGSDLEVELVASTVLTEGACIEAGETTVPARKLMEICKSLPTAALIDLQITEDQRCILKSGNSRFVLGTLPAEDYPLLTTENSQGTQVQVTQRELKRLFEKTAFAMAVQDVRFYLTGTLLEIDENQLRAVTTDGHRLALCEITASSTSSQLVQAIVPRKAVGELQRLLSIEDEQLTLLIGRELLNVTINTPSRDKEQGDIIVRFTTKLIDGKFPDYRRVIPRGGDKHVLISHDVFKQSLQRVAILSNEKLRGVFLNFNQDSLQLRANNPEQDEAIEDLAIQYQNIPLEMSFNAQYLLDVLGVLDGDDVNMSMTEANQSVLVQDPAHPDQTYVVMPMRV; the protein is encoded by the coding sequence GTGCGTTTGAAAATCGCTAAAGAAAGCTTACTCAATGTTTTATCGCATGTTGTCGGTGCGGTAGAACGTCGTCATACATTGAATATTCTTTCAAACGTCAAAATTCAGACTAATGCTCAGGCACTCACCATTACTGGTTCTGATTTAGAAGTCGAGCTGGTTGCCAGTACTGTTTTAACAGAAGGGGCATGCATTGAAGCAGGTGAAACAACTGTTCCTGCTCGTAAGTTGATGGAAATTTGTAAATCATTGCCTACAGCTGCATTGATTGATTTACAAATTACTGAAGATCAAAGATGTATCTTAAAGTCTGGTAATAGCCGTTTTGTATTAGGTACTTTACCAGCAGAAGATTACCCGTTATTAACCACTGAAAATAGTCAAGGTACACAAGTACAAGTTACTCAACGTGAGCTAAAGCGTTTATTTGAAAAAACTGCTTTTGCCATGGCCGTACAAGATGTACGTTTCTATTTAACTGGTACTTTATTAGAAATTGATGAAAATCAATTGCGTGCGGTAACAACAGATGGTCACCGTTTAGCACTTTGTGAAATCACTGCTTCTTCTACATCATCTCAATTGGTTCAAGCAATTGTGCCTCGTAAAGCTGTGGGTGAATTGCAGCGTTTACTTAGCATTGAAGATGAACAATTAACATTGCTCATCGGCCGTGAATTGTTAAATGTTACAATTAATACGCCGAGCCGTGACAAAGAGCAGGGCGATATCATTGTTCGTTTTACGACGAAATTGATTGATGGGAAATTCCCTGATTATCGTCGTGTAATTCCACGTGGTGGCGATAAACATGTGTTAATTAGCCATGATGTGTTCAAACAATCATTACAACGTGTCGCAATTTTGAGTAATGAGAAGTTACGTGGCGTTTTCTTGAATTTTAATCAAGATTCTTTACAGTTACGTGCAAATAACCCTGAACAAGACGAAGCGATTGAAGATTTAGCAATTCAGTATCAAAACATACCTCTTGAAATGTCATTTAATGCGCAATATTTGCTAGATGTTTTAGGTGTGCTTGATGGTGATGATGTAAATATGAGCATGACTGAGGCAAACCAGTCTGTATTGGTTCAAGATCCGGCACATCCTGATCAAACTTATGTCGTTATGCCGATGCGTGTATAA